Genomic DNA from Streptomyces sp. NBC_01571:
CAAGTTATTGAGAATCGAGACAGGGTCGTGACCTCTCAGGTGGTGGGGTAGCGGCGAGGACTGCCAGGTCGGAGCCTCGCGAGGGGGTTGTTAGAGTTCGCGGTTTGGGGGTAGGCGCGCGTGCGTGGCAGGGCTGCTTGGGAAGCAGGGCGGACCGTATGGGCCAGACGGCAGACGATGACGACCGAATGTCGCTGGTCAGCGACGTCATTTCGGTGTCCGAAGCGTTCGAGGGCAGTGAAGAGATCGCTGCCGCTCGCGATCTGGCTCGGTCCTTCCTGACGGGCGTGCAGGCGGTTCACGGACTTCCCGTGTCCGGCCGCGCGATGGGCATGGTGCAGCTGGTGGTCAGCGAGCTGGTGACCAACGCCCGCAAGTACGCGCCCGGTCCGTGTCTGCTGACGATGCAGGTCCAGGACGGCGCCATCGAGGTGACCGTCTGGGACAGCAGCACTGACCTGCCCGCGGTCCTCCCGCCGGACCCTGACAGGGTCGGACAGCACGGACTGGAGATCGTGATGGCCGTCTGCCAGAGCTTTCGGTTTCATCGGGAACCGGTGGGCAAGCGAATCACCGCGGCTATCGTGCTGGCCGACGATCCGGGCGGGGACGCGGCCGGTCGCCTGCTGTGATCACCGGCTTCAGCGTCGCTCCCGGTCGTTGCCTTGCGGAGTGATCGTCTTCATGAGGTGGGTGAGGGGGACGAATCCGCTGGACGTTCCGAGCTCGGTGGGGGTGGGGCCAGCGGGCGTGGGGGTGTCGGCGAGTCGTTCGGCGAGAGCGGTGACTGCTTCGCGGTCGCCTTCGAGAGCTTCGCGTTCGTCGTCGGTGAGATCGAGCTGTTCGAGCATCTGGTCGATGCCGTCCTTCACGGCCGGCAGCTGGCCGCGGGCGGACTGTTTGGGGACGTAGAACGGGCAGCGTGCGCAGGCCAGCCGGTGGGGGCACTTGGCGAAGAAGTCGTAGCTGCAGTAGCCCTCGCCCAGGTCGTAGGACTTCCAGGATTGTTCGCCGCCGGCGGCGGCGCCGGTGAGGATGGACTCGCGGTATATGAGGACCTGGATGGTGCGGACGTTGCGGGCGAAGTAGTCGGCCTTCTTGTAGGCGACGGTGAGAGTGCGCCGCAGGATCTCTAATGGTGGAGTCGGGTATTGGAACCCCCTGAATGCCTCCCGCCCTCGGGGTTCCGCGTGGGTCCCGGCGTGCTGCGGACCTGTATCAGGTCAGGTCGGTGCGAGGGTCGATAGCCCAGTGGTTGGTTTGCAGGACTCGACCGGCGAAGGGCACGTCTTGCTTGCCCAGGAATCGGAATCCGAGGGTGCGGCAGATGCCGTTGGACGGTGCGTTGGTTGTTGCGGGGAATGCGTGTATCAGCCCCCACCGGCCGTCGTCGCGGGCCAGCTCACCAGCGTGCGGACGCCCTGCTTTCCGAGTCCCCGTCCCTGGTACTCCGGCAGCACCATCCAGCCGATCTCGGAGATGCGCTCGCCGTCTGCGTCATGGGGCCACAAGGTCACGGTTCCCGCGACCACGTCCAGCTCGGCCTCATCGGGCACGATCATCTTTGTCCAGTCAGTGTCCGCTGCCACCCGTTGAACATCACGTTGGACCTTCGCCTGGTCGACATGTCGACCGGACGCGGCCGTACGCTCCCCGTTGGGCCGCGTCGCGGACCTGTCGGAGCACGGTGTCGTCGGCGGACTGCAGGGTCACCTCCAGGACGCCGATGCAGTCGCCGCGGTTGGTGACCGGCGTGATGACGCGCCGCCCGCCCTGTCCGTCCGGTTCCACATGCTGGCGCTGGCTCTGCAGAACGTGGTCGTAGACGCTGCCCTGCAAGGCGATCGGCTCGCCAGGGTCGGCGGCCTCATCGCCGGCCGCGGCGAGGCGTACCAGCCGCTGGCCGATGAGGTCGACGAACAGGAAGGACGTGTGCTCGGCACCGAAACGCTTTTGCAGGTCGTGTGCCACGACGTCGACGGACTCACCGGGCGGGGCCGCTTCCGCAGCGGCCAGCAATTCGCCCAGTTCCAGATCTCCACCCTTCACAGCAACCTCCTGTCGGTTGCCGCATCTTCTTCCCCGAGTCTGCGCAGCATCACCTGATCTGCTTATTTTCCCTGGTCAGGACAGCGGGCCAGATCGGTACGAGCAGGTCCCGGGGCCGTCAGGCGGCGCCCGTGGGCGGTCGTGCGGTCAGCGCGTCGGCAGCCCTCGATACAGAGGAAACAGCACGTCGACTGCATGGCGAGCGATCCGGGAACGGGCCGATGCGCTGTACGGGGTCGTGTACCAGGCCGCGCTCTTCCCGCGGCGCCCGGATCCTCCGGGATGCGCGAGGACTGCGGTATCCGGCCCTCGCGTTGCTGTGCGCAGCCTTCTCGGCGGTGCTGACCGGGGCTCGCGCGCTCATCGCGATCAGCGAGTGGCCCGGGATCACCGCGCCCGGGGTCGGCGTGCATGCGCACGCTGTCGGCCCGTAGCGAATTCATGGAGGAGCTGACGGCCTGGTTCTCACTGTCCGGCAGTCCCCGCGATGCGGGAAGGGCCGACGGACTCGGCGACGCGGCGCATGGCCTCGATGCCGTCCATGCTGGGCAAGCGGACGCGGGGTCTCCCCGGGCCGAGGGCTGCTCGAGCGCCCTGACGACGCAGGCGCGGTCGACATGGTGTCGGTCGCCGCCCGGCGGAAGGGATTCCGGTTCGGCTGGGTGGAGAGGGGCGCGGTGTCAGTGGGTGGTGCTGCC
This window encodes:
- a CDS encoding ATP-binding protein: MGQTADDDDRMSLVSDVISVSEAFEGSEEIAAARDLARSFLTGVQAVHGLPVSGRAMGMVQLVVSELVTNARKYAPGPCLLTMQVQDGAIEVTVWDSSTDLPAVLPPDPDRVGQHGLEIVMAVCQSFRFHREPVGKRITAAIVLADDPGGDAAGRLL